In Streptomyces chartreusis, the following proteins share a genomic window:
- the infA gene encoding translation initiation factor IF-1, whose protein sequence is MAKKQGAIEIEGTVVESLPNAMFKVELQNGHQVLAHISGKMRMHYIRILPDDRVVVELSPYDLTRGRIVYRYK, encoded by the coding sequence GTGGCCAAGAAGCAAGGTGCCATCGAGATCGAGGGCACTGTCGTCGAGTCTCTGCCGAACGCCATGTTCAAGGTCGAGCTCCAGAACGGCCACCAGGTCCTGGCACACATCAGCGGCAAGATGCGTATGCACTACATCCGCATCCTCCCTGACGACCGGGTCGTGGTGGAGCTGTCTCCGTACGACCTGACGCGTGGCCGGATCGTCTACCGCTACAAGTAG
- the rpmJ gene encoding 50S ribosomal protein L36, with the protein MKVKPSVKKICDKCRVIRRHGRVMVICENPRHKQRQG; encoded by the coding sequence ATGAAGGTCAAGCCGAGCGTCAAGAAGATCTGCGACAAGTGCAGGGTGATCCGCCGTCACGGTCGGGTCATGGTCATCTGCGAGAACCCGCGCCACAAGCAGCGCCAG